Proteins encoded together in one Gigantopelta aegis isolate Gae_Host chromosome 8, Gae_host_genome, whole genome shotgun sequence window:
- the LOC121379422 gene encoding transmembrane protein 26-like — MKQNDNISSKRRIKLWCLNKTKNIFMALTVRLFLLIHTILAYWRVWSAKQQSLFWLFLMLPGIQVLETIYTVVKRKGVENAWFCLCFFCYLLSTIPAIYLLEFDRLNRYAQIYESENGTQLESLKAIHGVTLPFTLAPDIWVSIIEQSMLFLMVLGRIMLPRGKLSRDQLSQLLFVYIGMASDNSELFVLFDESPVRQDRDLTIGILVAWTFSLMLFTVVLTATKSSKKSRVAPRRLQDDVISSKRSPLRGFFETEIWSIVLTFLLQDGPYLSVRLSALIRYRLITYSILFFTFKNIFVIILLIYRLLVLFGYTASNSENDGDDEENKTSDRNEDKISIIDSGTELNELNELETTKLK, encoded by the exons ATGAAACAAAACGACAACATATCCAGTAAGAGAAGGATTAAACTGTGGTgcctgaataaaacaaaaaatattttcatggcCCTGACAGTTCGCCTGTTTCTGTTAATACACACCATCCTGGCTTATTGGCGCGTGTGGTCCGCCAAACAGCAGTCACTGTTTTGGCTGTTTCTTATGCTTCCTGGGATTCAAGTTCTCGAGACTATCTACACCGTAGTTAAACGAAAGGGGGTAGAAAACGCATG GTTCTGTCTCTGTTTTTTCTGTTATCTTCTGAGTACCATTCCTGCCATTTACTTGTTGGAATTCGACAGACTCAATCGATATGCCCAGATTTACGAAAGTGAAAATGGAACGCAACTCGAGTCACTTAAAGCAATACATGGG GTGACCTTACCGTTTACTCTTGCACCCGACATCTGGGTCTCCATCATTGAACAGTCAATGCTGTTTCTGATGGTCTTAGGTAGGATAATGTTGCCAAGAGGTAAACTGTCACGTGACCAACTCTCGCAACTTTTATTCGTCTACATCGGGATGGCTTCCGACAATTCTGAACTGTTTGTTCTCTTCGACGAATCGCCTGTCAGGCAGGACCGAGATTTGACGATTGGAATCTTGGTGGCTTGGACGTTTAGTCTGATGCTCTTCACGGTAGTCCTCACCGCCACGAAAAGTTCCAAGAAAAGTCGCGTGGCTCCAAGGAGACTCCAAGACGACGTTataagcagcaagagatctccACTGCGGGGATTTTTCGAAACAGAAATCTGGAGTATTGTGTTAACGTTTCTTCTACAAGATGGTCCGTATTTGAGCGTGCGTTTGTCCGCTTTAATACGGTACAGGCTGATCACGTACAGTATTTTGTTCTTTACCTTCAAGAACATATTCGTGATCATCCTTCTGATCTACAGACTGCTCGTCCTGTTCGGATACACGGCGTCCAACAGCGAgaatgatggcgatgatgaaGAGAACAAGACGAGTGACCGAAATGAAGATAAGATTTCCATTATCGACTCTGGCACCGAACTGAATGAACTTAATGAACTCGAAACAACTAAGTTGAAGTAG